The Exiguobacterium aurantiacum DSM 6208 genome includes a window with the following:
- a CDS encoding response regulator, whose translation MTKVLIVDDESPVREAVKLLGEWERLGVTNVIEASDGDEAKAIIVKERPALVLSDIQMPRCNGIELMEWLHREAEATKLIVLTGYDEYSYMRRAIQLESFDYLLKPIDPDVLNDTLERALVDVRPTEDDPILQIGAYIERHYAEELSLQGMSERFFLSREYISRRFKQQYGVNLSEYLLSIRMLEAKRLLETSRQRIYEVAQAVGFSDDKYFRKVFKKQVGVTPNEYREQYQQQV comes from the coding sequence ATGACAAAAGTGTTGATTGTCGACGACGAGTCACCGGTACGGGAAGCGGTCAAGTTGCTCGGAGAATGGGAGCGGCTCGGCGTCACGAACGTGATCGAAGCAAGCGACGGGGATGAGGCGAAAGCAATCATCGTCAAGGAACGTCCGGCACTCGTATTATCGGATATTCAAATGCCGCGTTGTAACGGGATTGAGTTGATGGAATGGTTGCACCGAGAAGCCGAAGCGACGAAACTGATCGTCTTGACCGGGTATGACGAATATTCATACATGCGACGGGCGATTCAGCTAGAGAGTTTCGATTACTTGCTGAAGCCGATCGATCCGGACGTCTTGAACGACACGCTCGAGCGGGCCCTTGTCGATGTGCGTCCGACAGAGGACGACCCGATTTTACAAATCGGCGCCTATATCGAACGTCACTACGCGGAAGAACTGAGTCTGCAAGGAATGAGTGAGCGCTTTTTTTTGAGTCGCGAATACATATCGCGGCGCTTCAAGCAGCAGTATGGCGTCAACTTATCAGAGTACTTGCTCTCGATTCGCATGCTCGAGGCCAAACGTCTCCTTGAGACGAGTAGACAACGTATTTACGAGGTCGCCCAAGCAGTTGGTTTTTCGGACGACAAATATTTCCGAAAAGTCTTCAAAAAACAAGTTGGTGTTACCCCGAATGAATATCGGGAACAATACCAACAACAAGTTTAA
- a CDS encoding sensor histidine kinase has translation MTVNSIRTKLTGMIALTIIVPVILATIVSYWYVKDRERERGLQLTEWSLERGTLQFERYISDLSRLPTSLYANRDVLDILEYGPGLSLEQTELEVRRALLGMYLSREDVAQIQLLILEDMDSFAAYKMKVSPRSKKQPSAIQQQLLKYEESRVLLEASHPLVPYHDFGPLVSEEDVVTLHFRLDKIETDKPLAILSIDIPEDVFIGQLASLQNNPGESLWFVGAGDQVFAHLGDEAIPETVAPTSVSSDGKHHRIIKSFEFENQHFYVGKSIPDRLLTEPASRTSFIIFIVGVISLILALIGATYASIRLTTPIKTLTSNIWRIEQGDMTVSFDSLGNDEFGVLGRQFKRMIERIDDLIQREYRLALENRTNELRALQAQTNPHFLFNALQSIGTLALKGDGKTVYRLITQLSSMMRYTMHPDESMVKLKKEVDHLDSYVRLQHVRFPDQFSVEVDVPESLKNLIVPKMILQPLAENFFKHGFERDGASNRFTLRIRQNGDELVIHCENSGRLLPHNELVALQERIERSSIPLNGAEGTGLKNIRDRLMLNYNREAEFMLATPETGGFRIVMRFPAVKEADAS, from the coding sequence ATGACGGTGAATAGCATTCGAACGAAACTGACAGGGATGATCGCGTTGACAATCATCGTTCCAGTCATTTTAGCGACAATCGTTTCCTACTGGTACGTGAAGGACCGTGAGCGTGAACGCGGTCTCCAACTGACCGAATGGTCGCTCGAACGGGGGACGTTGCAGTTTGAACGGTACATATCTGATTTGAGCCGTCTCCCGACGAGTTTATATGCCAATCGCGACGTGCTCGACATTTTAGAGTACGGTCCCGGGTTGTCGCTCGAACAGACCGAACTTGAAGTACGGCGGGCACTTCTCGGCATGTATTTATCCCGTGAGGACGTCGCGCAAATCCAGCTGCTCATTCTCGAGGACATGGACTCGTTCGCGGCTTACAAAATGAAAGTGTCCCCGCGTTCGAAAAAGCAACCGAGTGCCATCCAACAGCAATTATTGAAGTACGAGGAGAGCCGCGTCTTGCTTGAGGCGTCGCATCCGCTCGTCCCGTATCATGATTTTGGACCGCTCGTCTCAGAAGAAGACGTCGTCACACTTCACTTCCGGCTCGATAAAATCGAGACAGACAAGCCGCTCGCCATCTTGTCGATCGATATTCCAGAGGACGTCTTTATCGGTCAACTCGCCTCACTCCAAAACAATCCGGGTGAGAGTCTTTGGTTCGTCGGTGCAGGTGACCAAGTATTCGCCCACCTCGGTGACGAGGCGATTCCGGAAACGGTGGCGCCGACGTCGGTGTCGAGTGACGGAAAACACCATCGGATCATCAAGTCGTTCGAGTTCGAGAATCAACACTTTTACGTTGGGAAATCGATTCCAGACCGTCTATTGACCGAACCGGCCTCACGGACGTCATTTATCATTTTTATCGTCGGGGTCATTTCGCTTATCTTGGCGCTCATCGGTGCCACGTACGCATCGATTCGTTTGACGACGCCGATTAAGACGCTCACGTCTAACATTTGGCGAATCGAGCAAGGGGACATGACGGTCTCGTTTGATTCCCTCGGAAATGATGAGTTCGGTGTGCTCGGCCGTCAATTCAAACGAATGATTGAGCGAATTGATGATTTGATCCAACGAGAATATCGCCTCGCGCTTGAAAACCGGACGAATGAGCTACGGGCGCTACAAGCACAGACGAACCCTCATTTCTTGTTCAACGCCTTGCAATCGATCGGCACGCTCGCCTTGAAAGGAGACGGCAAAACGGTCTATCGCTTGATCACCCAGCTCTCATCGATGATGCGTTATACGATGCATCCTGATGAGTCGATGGTGAAGTTAAAAAAAGAAGTCGATCATTTGGACTCTTACGTTCGACTGCAACACGTGCGTTTTCCTGACCAATTCTCTGTCGAGGTCGATGTACCCGAATCGCTGAAAAACTTGATCGTTCCGAAAATGATTTTGCAGCCGCTAGCGGAAAACTTTTTCAAGCACGGCTTTGAACGAGACGGGGCGTCCAATCGCTTTACGCTTCGCATCCGTCAAAACGGGGACGAACTCGTCATCCATTGTGAGAATAGCGGACGCCTCCTCCCGCACAATGAATTGGTGGCGTTACAGGAACGGATTGAACGGTCATCGATCCCGTTAAATGGGGCGGAAGGCACCGGTTTAAAGAACATTCGGGATCGACTCATGTTAAACTATAATCGGGAGGCTGAATTTATGTTGGCTACACCAGAGACAGGCGGATTTCGCATCGTCATGCGCTTTCCGGCCGTGAAGGAGGCAGATGCGTCATGA